The nucleotide window aaatgagtgctgctttaatatgtttaaataatgtatTAAATTAACAAGTTCCGaccataattttgttttacgCCCCTGACTCTTACTGTAACACCAATttacctttctctctctaaaatccaatctctttctctctctctagggtttcatcatcatcatccatatATTATCTCTCCCATTTCCCACAAAGTACGTTCAAATTCTTCATCTTCGTTAATTTTCGTGCATTTCGTTCATTCAACGCTCATTGCTTTGCTTTTATCACAGTTGAAAATGGAAGCGACACGCACAGCGTTAAACTTAACGGCAACTGTTCTTCCGTCATCTGCTCGTTCGTGCAAGCCTTCAATGTTCGTCGGAAGATCCTCTGTCTCGCTTTTTCGTTCCAATTTACCGCTGTCCTGTAAGGTATCGaatcattttttcaattatttatttatttatttttattttttatattttgatttttggttgTTATGTTATGAATGCATGTTCTGTTTTTTGGGGTTGAAATtgatgatttggtttttcttttttgcctatgtttgttgttaattttctcaaatttttatcCTTGTTGATGTGTCAGTGTTGTGTCCGTGTCTGtctccgtgcttcatagctctCTCACCAATTTGGTCCCTAAACTATTAAAAGCACCTCAAAATCCTAACTTTACTCTCATTTATCTATATGAGAGTTAACTGGTtttaggaccaaattgatgaatGGGAGTACATTTTAAAGAccttttagttgattttaatagttCAGAGACCAAAAAGTTGGTGAGAGAGTGATGATATAGGGATTGAATTGATTGTTTATTCGAGCACTGGTACTTTGTACGGATTCATTTGAATGATGTAAGGGATTAATTTGATAATAGATCAAGATAGAGGATAGAATGTGATTAACATTTTGCAACTCTAGGAAcctttttgaaatattgttaATAAAGGGGATGAAGTTTATAGTTGTTCTGTTCCAACATAAAGTATTCCACACCACCTTCTGAGGTATTGTCCTCTTTGGGTGTAAGTCCTGCACGGTTTCATCCTTGATAAACGACGCCTCATTGGGTTGAGGTTCCCATGTAATGTGGGATCTTATTTTAAGGTGTACCGGAACAATAGTCTTACAATTTTACCGACTAAATTTGGTGTTcattctaaataaataaatttatataatccAACCATGATTTCAAGTCTTCTAACTAATACTacctctgttcctttttaattgtcactttttgacattttacataaaccaagacattcaataaatgttactacttttgatacaataatatatacttttactataataaccttattcatttaatatttcatttcatatatttctctccaCAATAAATGAGAAAGGATAATATCAACAAACACGCTTTGATCTAACTTAGCCACACATGTATGAGATTTTTTATTGGTAAACATGCCAAATTCCAATACTTTTCACAATCGAGAAGTTTCTTTTAGGAGGAGCTTGAAATTTGATTTGAAGCTGATGCTGCTTGTTATGTTATCTATAATTTGCTTGCTTGGTTCGAGATCAAGAACCATAAGTTatcttataacttattttaacaTGTGTTTTAATACTTCGGTTTTGTGGTACAACTccgtttttttatttaaaaattactgttgatgtttaaattgaatcTTGCGTGAAAGCTGATTTGAGATACTTTTGTTTCTCCTGTGAACACTTGATGATTGACACCAGTTCTACATTGCATTTATATTTGATGAGTTATTGTCTTGACAAACAGCCATGGTGTTCATTGTGCTCCCGCTAAATTAACGTATTCTATTTTAATACACGAGATTTGAgggattatttttttgcttgCTGATTGTTTTTGGTGGTTGGTAGCTGCACACTTCTGTACCTAACTCCAAGCAAGGCAATGGGAGGAAACTTTCTGTTGGAAATAGAAGGGGTCTTGTAGTTAGAGCTGAATCATCGTCTGCAGAGTCATCTAGATCAAGTTCTAATATTGCCCCATTAAAGCTCGAGTCTCCAGTAGGGCAGTTTCTCTCTCAGATTTTGGTTAGTCACCCACATCTCATGTCTGCTGCAGTAGAGCGGCAGCTAGAGCAATTCCAAACCGATCGTGATGGTTATGAACAAAAGGAAAAGCCTTCTGCTTCAGGAACTGACTTAGTTTTGTACAGGTTTGGTCTATACACGATGATATCTGATATTTTGCTTTATCACCATATATGTTCTTAAATGTGAGGAAGTTAGTTTCTTGCTTATTAGTCAAACTTAGATAAAAGGTCTTTAATTGATCTATTGATTGATAGATGCtacattttacataaatattttaaagtaTATTTACTTGTGCCCGTTTGAAGGTAGAATCTTGGCTATTAGTAACCTATTAGTGTCTCTCCTATCAGTGGCTATGTGCACTTCATTTTATCATACCACATCAAATTCATAGATATTAAATATGACCAGCACTATTATTTTATCGTGATAGCTAACTTGCATACTAGGTTTAAATATTTagtacattttaaaaaaaaaatatatcatgttGCTTTTGTATGCTTTTAATTGCATTAATCTATTAGAGCTTGTTAACAGCTGTGTTgaccttctttcaaaaaaaaaaaaaaacagctgtATTGACCTTTAACCCCTGGGTATTTATGGTTCAGATCATTTTTTATCTGATTTGGGTTAGTTGtcacttttaagttttatttgtattttggGAACAAATCATATCACATTGACATAATTTGattcctaatttttttcttttcttttcaattctCTATTTATTAGTTAGTCTGGCAGCCTTGTATATATATGTGTACAACTTCTATTTCAATATACAATCAAGTTATTTCATTCCCTCTCTTTTGTTACTAGCCACACGTCCAAACCACAAATGTGTTTACATAGGCTATTCTAACCTAACGGGTCTTACTAAAGAACTAATGGGGTATACAAATTACTATTAATAGTAGtataaaatacattatttaCAACATAAAAGAATTACATCAATGATAAGGAAATGTAAAGTAAGTGTTTTATTTTACAAAGTAAAAGCTGTGGAGTGCATTAGatgaataaataatatatcaatgTAGATAGATAGACTGAGAAGTTCACATCAATTGGTTTCACTTAATGGCCATGTAAGACTTATGTGTCACATCGTAATTATTGTGAAACAAAAAACTGTGCAATCCTTACTTTTACCTATAAACAGGTTCTAAGTGATATACTTGTCTCCTATATAAAGTTTGCATTTCATGTATGTTTCAGATTTCATCTAATTGTTTTAAGTTAGCGTTTGGTGGAGAAGTATCATCAGTTTCTAGTCTCATGAAATGCACAATAAGTAGTCAGTGGAAGTTACACTTTATGCACTATATTTTATTGATGTATTTGTTGATTCAACCGTATTTAGTTTGAATCcataaaaaaaaggatattgttgttaatagaaaaatactagtctcaatgaattttattttatctcacaAAACAAGAGTAcataatgattttttgtttctattataTTGGAGAGTTTTTTCATAGTTATAAAGCACATATGCTTTACGAAAAGTGAAAAAAAGTGAGGTGCTGACCATTTTTGCTGGGTTCCAAAATTTTACAGGAGAATTGCTGAGGTAAAGGCGAAAGAGAGGAGAAAAGCTATAGAAGAAATAGTGTACACATTGGTAGTGCAGAAATTTATGGATGCCAATGTTTCTTTAGTACCCTCCATAACGGCAAATCCATCTGGTCAAGTCGATTCATGGCCAAGCGAAGATGGAAAACTAGAGGATCTTCACTCGCCTGAAGCCTATGAATTGATCCAAAGCCACTTGGCTCTCCTTCTCGGCAACCGATCAGGGGATTCAAAATCTGTAGCTCAGATCAGCAAACTAAGGGTA belongs to Medicago truncatula cultivar Jemalong A17 chromosome 6, MtrunA17r5.0-ANR, whole genome shotgun sequence and includes:
- the LOC25496632 gene encoding UV-B-induced protein At3g17800, chloroplastic, giving the protein MEATRTALNLTATVLPSSARSCKPSMFVGRSSVSLFRSNLPLSCKLHTSVPNSKQGNGRKLSVGNRRGLVVRAESSSAESSRSSSNIAPLKLESPVGQFLSQILVSHPHLMSAAVERQLEQFQTDRDGYEQKEKPSASGTDLVLYRRIAEVKAKERRKAIEEIVYTLVVQKFMDANVSLVPSITANPSGQVDSWPSEDGKLEDLHSPEAYELIQSHLALLLGNRSGDSKSVAQISKLRVGQVYAASVMYGYFLKRVVQRFQLEKTIKNLPDAAEENTISQTLEDETRNAGLEFPSQVMSHPEVPAWLESGISSGANDQEITVSRLRSYMMSFDIETLQRYATIRSKEAVSIIENHTEALFGRPEIVITPEGKINSSKDEIIKIRIGGLKRLVLEAVTFGSFLWDVESYVDSRYHFVLN